The following is a genomic window from Methanophagales archaeon.
CAAAGTTAAGAACCCCAGCGACAAAGAGAGACCCTATCACAGGTCCCCTTCCCGCTTCATCTATTCCTATCTCCCTCAACATGGCGCTCATAGCAGGTCATTATAAGCCGATAGCGCGGCAACCGCACCTTCCGCACAAGCGACTACCACCTGTCTGACCCCTCCTGTAACGTCACCCGCAGCATATACACGTTTGAGATTCGTCCTCTGGCTTCTATCAGTGATTATATACCCATTTGCATCGAGTGCAACGCCCATCTTCGCAGCCAGTTCACTGTTCGGCTCTTCGCCAACCGATATAAAGAGACCGGCGATGGGAAGCTCGCTCTCAACGCCCTTACTATCAAGAATGACGCTTTTTAGCGACTTATCACCCTTTATCTCCTTTACAACCGAGTTCCAGCAGATGGTAACACCCGCATCTTCCAGCTTCTGCTGTAGATATCGCTCTGCTCTGAGCTTATCTCTTCTATGAATTAATGTGACCATACAACCAAGGTTTCGCAGATATAAAGCTTCCCTAACTGCAGAATCACCACCCCCAACCACAGCTACAGGCTTGTTTTTGAAGAAGAAGCCATCACAGGTGGCACAGTATGATACACCCCTTCCGAGGAATTCAGCCTCGCCCTTTGCTCCCAACCGCCTGTGTCTGGTTCCTGTGCTCATCACCACCGCTCTTGTGCGATAAGAGTTCTTATCGGAGGAAACAACCAGCTCGTTCGAGCTTACTTCTATCATCTCAACCTTCTCCAGCTCTCGAATCTCAACGTATCGCGATACATGCTCTTTTATCTTCGATGCCAGTTCCATGCCTCCAACT
Proteins encoded in this region:
- a CDS encoding FAD-dependent oxidoreductase; amino-acid sequence: MVGEDLVVVGAGPAGMTAGMYGVRSGLKTLVLEKGISGGLSNEAPEIENYPGFNRVGGMELASKIKEHVSRYVEIRELEKVEMIEVSSNELVVSSDKNSYRTRAVVMSTGTRHRRLGAKGEAEFLGRGVSYCATCDGFFFKNKPVAVVGGGDSAVREALYLRNLGCMVTLIHRRDKLRAERYLQQKLEDAGVTICWNSVVKEIKGDKSLKSVILDSKGVESELPIAGLFISVGEEPNSELAAKMGVALDANGYIITDRSQRTNLKRVYAAGDVTGGVRQVVVACAEGAVAALSAYNDLL